The following coding sequences are from one Chiloscyllium punctatum isolate Juve2018m chromosome 48, sChiPun1.3, whole genome shotgun sequence window:
- the bcl2l10 gene encoding bcl-2-like protein 10, translated as MREGVKEEALLLARDYLQHCLNPAREPRPPNKTAFTLRKVADQMVEQHQAAFNNMKSRFDNGLQMAAWPRKAAAGPEGEASGTPASGREGTETAATTTTAAVAAADFLRRVVEEMSADEKMNWGRVVSIFAFAGVLGRHMRDSGIVMSPEAGPSLVDSLAESVANYLGKERREWIEQNGGWEGFLRFFGSDDHWQESTVRNMLITVAGFGIAGLACLLAVR; from the exons ATGCGGGAGGGTGTGAAGGAGGAAGCGCTGCTGCTGGCCCGCGATTACCTGCAGCATTGCCTGAACCCGGCCCGGGAGCCGAGGCCGCCCAACAAGACGGCCTTCACCCTCCGCAAAGTGGCGGACCAGATGGTGGAGCAGCACCAGGCCGCGTTCAACAACATGAAGAGCCGCTTCGACAACGGCCTGCAAATGGCGGCCTGGCCGCGGAAGGCGGCGGCCGGGCCCGAGGGAGAAGCGTCGGGGACCCCAGCGTCGGGCCGGGAGGGGACCGAAACCGCGGCGACGACGACGACGGCGGCGGTGGCCGCGGCCGACTTCCTGCGCCGGGTGGTGGAGGAGATGTCGGCCGACGAGAAGATGAACTGGGGCCGGGTGGTGAGCATCTTCGCGTTCGCCGGGGTGCTGGGCCGGCACATGAGGGACTCGGGCATCGTCATGAGCCCGGAGGCCGGGCCCAGCCTTGTGGATTCGCTGGCGGAGAGTGTGGCCAATTATCTGGGCAAGGAGCGGCGAGAGTGGATTGAACAGAACGGGGGCTGG GAGGGATTTCTCAGATTCTTTGGCAGTGATGACCATTGGCAAGAGTCAACAGTACGCAACATGCTGATAACAGTTGCTGGGTTTGGCATAGCTGGATTAGCTTGTCTTCTTGCTGTCCGATAG